One genomic region from Streptomyces sp. NBC_01431 encodes:
- a CDS encoding extracellular solute-binding protein has product MRRGIAATALAASLALAATACGGGDSDGGKADGPVTITWWDTSNATNEAPTYQALVTEFEKANPTIKVKYVNVPFDQAQNKFDTAAGAKGAPDVLRAEVGWTPAFAKKGYFLPLDGTEALADQAKFQPNLIKQAQYQGKTYGAPLVTDTLAFVYNKALFAKAGIAKAPATWDELKADAALVKEKAGVDGYWGSTAGYYAQPFLYGEGTDTVDTASKKVTIASAPAVKGLETWKGLFDGPGLHKADVTADAYAHIQDAFVNGKVAAIIQGPWEITNFYKGAAFKDKANLGIATVPAGSAGKAGAPTGGHNLSVYAGSDKAHAAAALKFVNFMTSAKSQETIALKNSTLPTREDAYSAQVKADPGIAGYQGVLAAAQPRPELPEYSSLWTPMDTTLPKVADGKEPVADATKSLEQDMAKLVPDFTK; this is encoded by the coding sequence ATGCGACGTGGCATAGCGGCCACCGCTCTCGCCGCGAGCCTCGCGCTCGCGGCGACGGCCTGTGGTGGCGGCGACAGTGACGGCGGCAAGGCGGACGGCCCCGTCACCATCACCTGGTGGGACACCTCGAACGCGACCAACGAGGCACCCACGTACCAGGCGCTGGTCACGGAGTTCGAGAAGGCGAACCCGACGATCAAGGTGAAGTACGTCAACGTTCCCTTCGACCAGGCGCAGAACAAGTTCGACACCGCCGCCGGCGCCAAGGGTGCCCCGGACGTGCTGCGCGCCGAGGTCGGCTGGACGCCCGCCTTCGCGAAGAAGGGGTACTTCCTTCCCCTTGACGGCACCGAGGCCCTCGCCGACCAGGCCAAGTTCCAGCCCAACCTGATCAAGCAGGCCCAGTACCAGGGCAAGACCTACGGCGCTCCGCTGGTCACCGACACCCTCGCCTTCGTCTACAACAAGGCCCTGTTCGCCAAGGCCGGCATCGCCAAGGCCCCCGCCACCTGGGACGAGCTGAAGGCGGACGCCGCCCTCGTCAAGGAGAAGGCGGGCGTCGACGGCTACTGGGGTTCCACCGCCGGGTACTACGCGCAGCCGTTCCTGTACGGCGAGGGCACCGACACCGTGGACACCGCGAGCAAGAAGGTGACCATCGCAAGTGCCCCCGCCGTCAAGGGACTTGAGACCTGGAAGGGCCTGTTCGACGGTCCGGGCCTGCACAAGGCGGACGTCACCGCCGACGCGTACGCCCACATCCAGGACGCGTTCGTGAACGGCAAGGTCGCCGCGATCATCCAGGGCCCGTGGGAGATCACCAACTTCTACAAGGGCGCCGCGTTCAAGGACAAGGCCAACCTCGGCATCGCCACCGTCCCGGCGGGCTCCGCGGGCAAGGCGGGCGCCCCCACCGGCGGCCACAACCTGTCCGTGTACGCGGGCTCCGACAAGGCGCACGCGGCCGCCGCGCTGAAGTTCGTGAACTTCATGACCTCGGCCAAGAGCCAGGAGACCATCGCGCTCAAGAACTCCACGCTGCCCACCCGCGAGGACGCTTACAGCGCGCAGGTCAAGGCCGACCCGGGCATCGCCGGCTACCAGGGCGTCCTGGCCGCCGCCCAGCCGCGGCCCGAGCTGCCCGAGTACAGCTCGCTGTGGACCCCGATGGACACCACCCTGCCGAAGGTCGCGGACGGCAAGGAGCCCGTCGCCGACGCCACCAAGAGCCTTGAGCAGGACATGGCCAAGCTGGTTCCCGACTTCACCAAGTGA
- a CDS encoding carbohydrate ABC transporter permease, whose translation MTVAVDGAAPTNASKARRGLPERLRQSWQKHWYAYAMVAPIVVVLGVLVLYPLVQGVYYTLTDANSLNSARTIGANHIDATYEFVGLHNYADVLWGPTAWDRFWSHFIWTVVWTVACVTLHYVIGLALALLLNQKLRGRTFYRMMLILPWAVPTFVTVFSWRLMLSDSGIVNTALGTLHLPQPQWLEEPHFQQLAAILVNTWVGVPFMMVSLLGGLQSISADLYEAAEMDGASAWQRFRHVTLPGLRPVSATVVLLGIIWTFNQFVIIFLLFGNGGAPDAQILVTWAYRLGFGQQPRDFAQSATYGVLLLSILIVFTSFYRRWLARNEQV comes from the coding sequence ATGACCGTTGCCGTCGATGGCGCGGCCCCCACGAACGCGTCCAAGGCGCGCAGGGGGCTGCCGGAGCGCCTCAGGCAGTCCTGGCAGAAGCACTGGTACGCGTACGCGATGGTCGCGCCGATCGTCGTCGTGCTCGGCGTCCTGGTGCTCTATCCGCTCGTCCAGGGCGTCTACTACACGCTCACCGACGCCAACAGCCTCAACTCGGCACGCACCATCGGCGCCAACCACATCGACGCGACCTACGAGTTCGTCGGGCTGCACAACTACGCGGACGTCCTGTGGGGGCCGACCGCCTGGGACCGGTTCTGGTCGCACTTCATCTGGACCGTCGTGTGGACCGTCGCCTGTGTGACCCTGCACTACGTCATCGGGCTCGCGCTCGCCCTGCTGCTTAACCAGAAGCTGCGCGGCCGCACCTTCTACCGGATGATGCTGATCCTGCCCTGGGCGGTCCCCACCTTCGTCACCGTCTTCTCCTGGCGCCTGATGCTCAGCGACTCCGGCATCGTCAACACCGCGCTCGGCACGCTCCACCTGCCGCAGCCCCAGTGGCTGGAGGAGCCGCACTTCCAGCAGCTCGCCGCGATCCTCGTCAACACCTGGGTCGGTGTGCCCTTCATGATGGTGTCGCTGCTCGGCGGGCTCCAGTCGATCTCCGCCGACCTGTACGAGGCCGCCGAGATGGACGGCGCGAGCGCCTGGCAGCGTTTCCGCCACGTCACCCTGCCGGGGCTGCGCCCGGTCAGCGCCACGGTCGTGCTGCTCGGCATCATCTGGACGTTCAACCAGTTCGTGATCATCTTCCTGCTGTTCGGCAACGGCGGCGCCCCCGACGCCCAGATCCTCGTCACCTGGGCCTACCGGCTCGGCTTCGGACAGCAGCCCCGCGACTTCGCGCAGTCCGCCACCTACGGCGTGCTGCTGCTCTCCATCCTGATCGTCTTCACCTCCTTCTACCGTCGCTGGCTGGCCCGCAATGAACAGGTCTGA
- a CDS encoding sugar ABC transporter permease — protein MATKVVSRDHGRRRTAVLSHLALGVASLVALFPIAWLVFISLGPDKDDYLHPGRIWSKITFSNYAFVTEHTRFFTWLGNTALIALLTCVIGVMFAATTGYAVSRMRFPGYRKLMWVLLVTQMFPIAVLIVPMYQILGDLGLIDTYGGLILVYCSTAVPYCAWMLKGYFDSIPIEIDEAGRVDGLTPFGTFFRLILPLARPGLAVAAFYTCLTAWGEVAFASTFMLDDSKYTLAVGLSSFVSQHDAQWNYMAATAVLIAIPVSAVFYLVQKHLVTGMTAGATKG, from the coding sequence ATGGCTACCAAGGTCGTTTCCCGGGACCACGGCAGGCGCCGCACCGCCGTCCTGTCGCACCTGGCGCTGGGCGTCGCCAGCCTCGTCGCCCTGTTCCCCATCGCGTGGCTGGTCTTCATCTCGCTCGGCCCGGACAAGGACGACTACCTGCACCCCGGCCGCATCTGGTCGAAGATCACCTTCTCCAACTACGCGTTCGTCACCGAGCACACCAGGTTCTTCACCTGGCTCGGCAACACCGCCCTGATCGCCCTCCTCACCTGTGTGATCGGCGTGATGTTCGCGGCGACCACCGGTTACGCGGTCTCCCGGATGCGCTTCCCCGGCTACCGCAAGCTGATGTGGGTGCTGCTCGTCACCCAGATGTTCCCGATCGCCGTGCTGATCGTGCCGATGTACCAGATCCTCGGCGACCTCGGCCTCATCGACACCTACGGCGGCCTGATCCTCGTGTACTGCTCCACCGCGGTGCCGTACTGCGCCTGGATGCTCAAGGGGTACTTCGACTCGATCCCCATCGAGATCGACGAGGCGGGCCGGGTCGACGGACTCACCCCGTTCGGCACCTTCTTCCGCTTGATCCTGCCGCTCGCCCGGCCGGGCCTGGCGGTCGCCGCCTTCTACACCTGCCTCACCGCGTGGGGCGAGGTGGCGTTCGCCTCCACCTTCATGCTCGACGACAGCAAGTACACGCTCGCCGTGGGCCTCTCCAGCTTCGTCAGCCAGCACGACGCCCAGTGGAACTACATGGCCGCCACCGCCGTACTCATCGCGATCCCGGTCTCCGCCGTGTTCTACCTGGTGCAGAAGCACCTGGTCACCGGCATGACCGCGGGCGCCACCAAGGGATGA
- a CDS encoding glycoside hydrolase family 13 protein, with the protein MTQHIAAPRPQTTGTQWWRDAVIYQVYPRSFADGNGDGMGDLEGVRSRLPHLRDLGVDAVWLSPFYASPQADAGYDVADYRAIDPMFGTLLDADALIRDAHELGLRIIVDLVPNHSSDQHEWFKRALAEGPGSPLRARYHFRPGKGEDGQLPPNDWESIFGGPAWTRTADGEWYLHLFAPEQPDLNWDHPAVADEFRSILRFWLDMGVDGFRIDVAHGLVKAPGLPDIGGGEQLKLLGNDTMPFFDQEGVHEIYRSWRTILDEYDGERIAVAEAWTPTVERTALYVRPDELHQAFNFQYLGAPWEAAALREVIDVSLAAMRPVGAPATWVLSNHDVTRHATRFANPQGLGTQLRTPGDRELGLRRARAATLLMLALPGSAYVYQGEELGLPDVTDLPDEVRQDPSFFRAAGQDGFRDGCRVPIPWTAEGSSYGFGSGGSWLPQPDSWGALSVEAQTGDPDSTLELYRRAIAARRAHPGLGAGDDVRWLDAPQGVLAFAREGFVCTVNLTAEPVRLAVPGRFILASGHVALDGDEFDLPCDTAVWWAV; encoded by the coding sequence ATGACCCAGCACATCGCTGCCCCCCGCCCCCAGACCACCGGCACCCAGTGGTGGCGGGACGCCGTGATCTACCAGGTCTATCCGCGCAGCTTCGCCGACGGGAACGGCGACGGCATGGGCGACCTCGAAGGCGTGCGCAGCCGGCTGCCGCACCTGCGCGACCTCGGGGTCGACGCGGTGTGGCTCTCGCCCTTCTACGCCTCCCCGCAGGCCGACGCCGGCTACGACGTCGCCGACTACCGGGCCATCGACCCGATGTTCGGCACCCTGCTCGACGCCGACGCGCTGATCCGCGACGCCCACGAGCTGGGCCTGCGCATCATCGTGGACCTCGTACCCAACCACTCCTCCGACCAGCACGAGTGGTTCAAGCGCGCCCTCGCGGAGGGGCCGGGCTCCCCGCTGCGAGCCCGCTACCACTTCCGCCCCGGCAAGGGCGAGGACGGTCAACTCCCGCCCAACGACTGGGAGTCCATCTTCGGAGGACCCGCCTGGACGCGGACGGCCGACGGCGAGTGGTACCTGCACCTGTTCGCCCCCGAGCAGCCCGACCTCAACTGGGACCATCCGGCGGTCGCCGACGAGTTCCGCTCCATCCTGCGCTTCTGGCTCGACATGGGCGTCGACGGATTCCGCATCGACGTCGCCCACGGCCTGGTCAAGGCTCCCGGCCTGCCCGACATCGGCGGCGGCGAGCAGCTCAAGCTCCTCGGCAACGACACCATGCCCTTCTTCGACCAGGAGGGCGTCCACGAGATCTACCGCTCCTGGCGCACCATCCTCGACGAGTACGACGGCGAGCGCATCGCCGTCGCCGAGGCATGGACCCCCACGGTCGAGCGGACCGCGCTGTACGTCCGCCCCGACGAACTGCACCAGGCCTTCAACTTCCAGTATCTGGGCGCCCCTTGGGAGGCGGCGGCACTGCGCGAGGTCATCGACGTGTCGCTCGCCGCGATGCGCCCGGTCGGCGCCCCCGCCACCTGGGTCCTGTCCAACCACGATGTCACCCGGCACGCCACCCGGTTCGCCAACCCGCAGGGCCTGGGCACCCAGCTGCGCACCCCGGGCGACCGCGAACTCGGCCTGCGCCGGGCGCGCGCGGCCACCCTCCTGATGCTGGCCCTGCCGGGCTCGGCCTACGTCTACCAGGGCGAGGAGCTGGGGCTCCCCGACGTCACCGACCTGCCCGACGAGGTGCGCCAGGACCCGTCGTTCTTCCGCGCCGCCGGGCAGGACGGCTTCCGCGACGGCTGCCGCGTCCCGATCCCGTGGACCGCCGAGGGCAGCTCGTACGGGTTCGGCAGCGGTGGCAGCTGGCTTCCGCAGCCCGACTCCTGGGGCGCGCTGAGCGTCGAGGCGCAGACCGGCGACCCGGACTCGACCCTGGAGCTGTACCGCCGGGCCATCGCGGCCCGCCGCGCCCACCCGGGCCTGGGCGCCGGGGACGACGTGCGCTGGCTGGACGCACCGCAGGGCGTGCTGGCTTTCGCCCGCGAGGGCTTCGTGTGCACGGTGAACCTGACGGCGGAGCCGGTCCGTCTGGCGGTGCCCGGCCGGTTCATCCTGGCGAGCGGTCACGTCGCACTGGACGGCGACGAGTTCGACCTTCCCTGCGACACGGCCGTGTGGTGGGCGGTGTGA
- a CDS encoding LacI family DNA-binding transcriptional regulator, giving the protein MVGGVSHPGQPGGPRLAEIAAQAAVSEATVSRVLNAKPGVSDPTRQRVLAALDVLGWERPARLRRRSAGLIGLVTPELTNPIFPAFAQAVEQVLAGHGYTPVLCTQLPGGPTEDELVEQLEERGVNGIVFLSGLHSDTSSDPARYRALAERGVPYVLVNGYNEAIRAPFVSPDDHAAMRMAVGHLADLGHTRVGLALGPLRYVPSRRKTEGFTMALGERMGLREAEAAAYVRHTLFSVEGGQVAAGTLLDQGCTGIVCGSDMMALGVVRAARERGLDVPADVSVVGFDDSQLIAFTDPPLTTVRQPVQAMATAAVSALLEEIAGTPVQQTEFIFQPELVVRGSTARARG; this is encoded by the coding sequence GTGGTGGGCGGTGTGAGCCATCCCGGGCAGCCGGGCGGGCCGCGGCTCGCCGAGATCGCGGCGCAGGCCGCGGTCAGCGAGGCCACCGTCAGCCGCGTGCTCAACGCGAAGCCCGGGGTCTCCGACCCCACCCGCCAGCGTGTGCTCGCCGCCCTGGACGTCCTCGGCTGGGAACGCCCGGCCCGGCTGCGCCGACGCAGCGCGGGGCTGATCGGCCTGGTCACCCCGGAGCTGACCAACCCGATCTTCCCCGCGTTCGCGCAGGCGGTGGAGCAGGTCCTCGCGGGCCACGGCTACACCCCCGTCCTGTGCACCCAACTGCCGGGCGGGCCAACCGAGGACGAACTGGTCGAGCAGCTGGAGGAGCGCGGCGTCAACGGCATCGTCTTCCTGTCCGGGCTGCACTCGGACACGTCGAGCGACCCGGCCCGCTACCGGGCGCTGGCCGAACGGGGCGTTCCGTACGTCCTGGTCAACGGCTACAACGAGGCGATCCGCGCACCCTTCGTCTCGCCGGACGACCACGCGGCGATGCGGATGGCGGTGGGTCACCTGGCCGACCTCGGGCACACCCGCGTCGGCCTCGCGCTCGGCCCGCTGCGCTACGTCCCCTCCCGCCGCAAGACGGAGGGGTTCACCATGGCGCTGGGGGAGCGGATGGGGCTGCGGGAGGCGGAGGCCGCGGCGTACGTCCGGCACACGCTGTTCAGCGTGGAGGGCGGCCAGGTGGCCGCGGGCACCCTGCTCGACCAGGGCTGCACGGGCATCGTCTGCGGCAGCGACATGATGGCGCTGGGCGTGGTGCGCGCGGCCCGCGAACGCGGCCTGGACGTACCGGCGGACGTCTCGGTGGTCGGCTTCGACGACTCCCAGCTCATCGCCTTCACCGACCCACCCCTCACCACGGTCCGCCAGCCGGTCCAGGCGATGGCGACGGCGGCGGTGTCGGCCCTGCTGGAGGAAATAGCCGGCACGCCGGTCCAGCAGACGGAGTTCATCTTCCAGCCGGAGCTGGTGGTGCGGGGGTCCACGGCGCGGGCACGGGGCTGA
- the cynS gene encoding cyanase, protein MIHAQFDTTARQALAASAVEAKVRKDLSWQQIADAAGLSVAFVTAAVLGQHPLPAESARAVAALLGLDDDAALLLQTIPSRGSIPGGIPTDPTIYRFYEMLQVYGTTLKALVHEQFGDGIISAINFRLDVKKVADPEGGERAVITLDGKYLPTKPF, encoded by the coding sequence ATGATCCACGCCCAGTTCGACACCACCGCCCGTCAGGCCCTGGCCGCGAGCGCCGTAGAGGCGAAGGTACGCAAGGACCTGTCCTGGCAGCAGATCGCCGACGCGGCGGGCCTCTCGGTCGCCTTCGTCACCGCGGCCGTGCTCGGCCAGCACCCGCTGCCCGCCGAGTCCGCACGGGCCGTCGCGGCGCTGCTCGGCCTGGACGACGACGCCGCGCTGCTGCTCCAGACCATCCCGAGCCGCGGATCGATCCCCGGCGGCATCCCCACCGACCCGACGATCTACCGCTTCTACGAGATGCTTCAGGTGTACGGCACGACACTGAAGGCACTGGTGCACGAGCAGTTCGGGGACGGCATCATCAGCGCGATCAACTTCAGGCTGGACGTGAAGAAGGTCGCCGACCCCGAGGGCGGGGAGCGCGCCGTGATCACCCTGGACGGCAAGTACCTCCCGACGAAGCCGTTCTGA
- a CDS encoding carbonic anhydrase, translating into MQDLAEGVARFQHGVFPTKADLFAYLAATHTPATLFISCSDARVVPELITQSEPGELFVIRTAGNLVPAHTPGPDGVAASIEYAVAVLGVSDIVVCGHSACGAMTALAERHDLAGLPAIADWLRHADAAPARAGTGELDALVRANVLAQLANLATHPSVARALAKNRLGLHGWVYDIPTGTVEDLGTDGQRPAAQANQALLEPLSP; encoded by the coding sequence ATGCAAGACCTCGCCGAGGGCGTCGCGCGCTTCCAGCACGGCGTCTTCCCCACCAAGGCGGACCTCTTCGCCTACCTCGCCGCCACCCACACCCCCGCGACGCTCTTCATCAGCTGTTCCGACGCCCGGGTGGTCCCGGAGCTGATCACCCAGAGCGAGCCGGGCGAGCTGTTCGTCATCCGCACCGCCGGGAACCTGGTGCCCGCGCACACCCCGGGCCCGGACGGCGTCGCGGCCAGCATCGAGTACGCCGTCGCCGTCCTCGGCGTCAGCGACATCGTGGTCTGCGGCCACTCGGCCTGCGGCGCGATGACCGCGCTGGCCGAGCGGCACGACCTCGCGGGCCTGCCCGCGATCGCCGACTGGCTGCGCCACGCCGACGCCGCACCGGCCCGCGCGGGCACCGGGGAACTCGACGCCCTGGTACGCGCCAACGTCCTGGCTCAGCTGGCGAACCTGGCCACCCACCCGTCGGTGGCCCGCGCGTTGGCAAAGAACCGGCTCGGGCTGCACGGCTGGGTGTACGACATCCCGACGGGGACGGTGGAAGACCTCGGCACCGACGGTCAGCGGCCCGCCGCCCAAGCCAATCAAGCCCTGCTCGAACCCCTGAGCCCCTGA
- the cynR gene encoding transcriptional regulator CynR: MAPELRHLRYLLAVAEQGSFTRAAEELRVSQPTLSQQVKQLERAVGAQLLDRTGRSVRLTDAGETYAHYARRALRDLAAAERAVLDVADLSRGSLRLAVTPTFTAYLVGPLVAELHARHPAITLDVRELAQDRIEAALLADELDLGIAFHGPHLPGIEATALFTETLGLVVGASDAGARVLPVRDLAEHQLALLSGDFATRGHIDGYLARHRVTPRIAIEANSIQALTEIVRRTPLATVLPDAVTHDHPHLVPVALEPPLPARTVVLLRRESAYRSAAAREFTRLTAELVRARGYAPA, translated from the coding sequence ATGGCTCCGGAACTACGTCATCTGCGCTATCTGCTCGCCGTCGCCGAGCAGGGCAGCTTCACCCGCGCCGCCGAAGAGCTGCGCGTCTCCCAGCCCACGCTCTCCCAGCAGGTCAAGCAGCTGGAGCGGGCCGTCGGCGCCCAGCTCCTCGACCGGACCGGACGCTCGGTACGGCTCACCGACGCGGGCGAGACCTACGCGCACTACGCGCGGCGCGCCCTGCGGGACCTGGCCGCCGCCGAGCGTGCCGTCCTCGACGTCGCCGACCTCTCCCGCGGCAGCCTGCGGCTGGCGGTGACCCCGACCTTCACCGCGTACCTCGTCGGCCCCCTCGTCGCGGAGCTGCACGCCCGCCACCCCGCGATCACCCTGGACGTACGGGAGCTGGCGCAGGACCGCATCGAAGCGGCGCTGCTCGCCGACGAACTCGACCTGGGCATCGCCTTCCATGGTCCGCACCTGCCCGGCATCGAGGCCACCGCGCTGTTCACCGAGACCCTCGGACTCGTCGTCGGAGCATCGGACGCGGGCGCCCGGGTGCTGCCGGTTCGTGACCTGGCGGAACATCAACTGGCCCTTCTCAGCGGCGACTTCGCCACCCGCGGGCACATCGACGGCTACCTCGCGCGGCACCGCGTCACCCCGCGCATCGCGATCGAGGCCAACTCCATTCAGGCGCTGACCGAGATCGTCCGGCGCACCCCGCTCGCCACCGTGCTGCCCGACGCCGTCACGCACGACCACCCCCATCTGGTGCCCGTCGCGCTGGAACCGCCCCTGCCCGCCCGCACGGTCGTCCTGCTGCGCCGCGAGAGCGCCTATCGGAGCGCGGCGGCACGGGAGTTCACCCGGCTCACCGCCGAACTGGTCCGCGCCCGCGGCTACGCCCCGGCCTGA
- a CDS encoding carbohydrate-binding module family 20 domain-containing protein → MKPLVKPPSRSRRTAAALAFVTAAVTAVLASPGAPTAAASAPGDRDVTAELFEWSYASVAKECTNTLGPAGYGYVEVSPATEHIQGPQWWTSYQPVSYKIAGRLGDRTAFKNMIDTCHAAGVKVVADAVINHMAAGSGTGTGGSAYTKYNYPGTYQSQDMDDCTTTINNYADRWNVQHCELVGLADLDTNEPYVRTRIAQYLNDLLSLGVDGLRIDAAKHIATEDIAAIKAQLANPSAYLKQEVIYGAGEAVQPTEYLPNGDVQEFRYGRDLKRVFTGEKLAELKNFGEAWGYLPSGQAAVFVDNWDTERNGSTLNYKDGANYTLANVFMLAWPYGSPDVHSGYEFTDNDAGPPNGGTVNACFADGWKCQHKWPEIQSMVGFHNTAKGQSVTDWWDNGGNQIAFGRGSKAYVAINHESTALTRTFQTSLAAGDYCDVQSGKGVTVNSAGQFTATLGANTAVALQVNARTCAASSATGASFAVNATTAVGQNVYVTGDQVALGNWDTGSALKLDPASYPVWKLDVALPAGTSFAYKYLRKDGGGNVTWESGANRTATVPAGGQVALNDTWRD, encoded by the coding sequence ATGAAGCCCCTCGTCAAGCCACCGTCCAGAAGCCGCCGCACCGCCGCGGCCCTCGCCTTCGTGACGGCCGCAGTCACGGCCGTCCTCGCGAGCCCCGGCGCCCCCACCGCCGCCGCGTCCGCCCCCGGTGACCGGGACGTCACCGCCGAACTCTTCGAGTGGTCGTACGCCTCCGTCGCCAAGGAGTGCACGAACACCCTCGGCCCGGCCGGGTACGGCTACGTCGAGGTGTCGCCCGCCACCGAGCACATCCAGGGCCCCCAGTGGTGGACCTCGTACCAGCCCGTCAGCTACAAGATCGCCGGACGGCTCGGCGACCGCACGGCCTTCAAGAACATGATCGACACCTGCCACGCGGCCGGCGTCAAGGTCGTCGCGGACGCAGTCATCAACCACATGGCGGCCGGCTCCGGCACCGGCACCGGCGGATCCGCGTACACCAAGTACAACTACCCCGGGACCTACCAGTCCCAGGACATGGACGACTGCACCACCACGATCAACAACTACGCCGACCGCTGGAACGTGCAGCACTGCGAACTCGTCGGGCTCGCCGACCTCGACACCAACGAGCCGTACGTCCGCACCAGGATCGCCCAGTACCTCAACGACCTGCTGTCCCTCGGTGTCGACGGGCTGCGCATCGACGCCGCCAAGCACATCGCCACCGAGGACATAGCCGCCATCAAGGCCCAGCTCGCCAACCCCTCCGCCTATCTCAAGCAGGAGGTCATCTACGGCGCGGGCGAGGCCGTGCAGCCCACCGAGTACCTGCCCAACGGCGACGTCCAGGAGTTCCGGTACGGGCGCGACCTCAAGCGGGTCTTCACCGGCGAGAAGCTCGCCGAGCTGAAGAACTTCGGCGAGGCCTGGGGCTATCTGCCCAGCGGTCAGGCCGCGGTGTTCGTCGACAACTGGGACACCGAGCGCAACGGCTCCACCCTCAACTACAAGGACGGCGCGAACTACACCCTCGCCAACGTCTTCATGCTGGCCTGGCCCTACGGCTCGCCCGACGTCCACTCCGGGTACGAGTTCACCGACAACGACGCGGGCCCGCCCAACGGCGGCACGGTCAACGCCTGTTTCGCGGACGGCTGGAAGTGCCAGCACAAGTGGCCCGAGATCCAGAGCATGGTCGGCTTCCACAACACCGCGAAGGGCCAGTCCGTCACCGACTGGTGGGACAACGGCGGCAACCAGATCGCGTTCGGCCGCGGCTCCAAGGCGTACGTCGCCATCAACCACGAGTCCACCGCGCTGACCCGCACCTTCCAGACCTCGCTGGCCGCCGGTGACTACTGCGACGTGCAGAGCGGGAAGGGCGTGACGGTCAACTCCGCGGGCCAGTTCACCGCCACCCTCGGCGCCAACACCGCCGTGGCCCTCCAGGTCAACGCCCGTACCTGCGCGGCCAGTTCGGCCACCGGGGCCTCCTTCGCCGTGAACGCCACCACGGCCGTCGGCCAGAACGTCTACGTCACCGGCGACCAGGTGGCCCTGGGCAACTGGGACACGGGCAGCGCCCTGAAGCTCGACCCGGCGAGCTACCCGGTGTGGAAACTCGACGTCGCCCTGCCCGCCGGTACGTCGTTCGCGTACAAGTACCTCCGCAAGGACGGCGGCGGCAACGTCACCTGGGAGAGCGGCGCCAACCGCACCGCCACTGTCCCGGCCGGCGGCCAGGTCGCGCTCAACGACACCTGGCGCGACTGA